In Nonomuraea sp. NBC_00507, the following are encoded in one genomic region:
- a CDS encoding vanadium-dependent haloperoxidase, which translates to MTSRITRSPLRLLSIVLGSALFVSAVAAPARPDAGAAPGTDTVLEWFDQTNASVGAPTMITNIRTWVISWTAASRAIGSHANGVFAEAALASAVHGSLASIAPDRKTELDAALNTTLARLPDGRVKTRGIDAGRIAAAKVLAERAGDGLDPASVNEPFTPPPAAPGVWQPTPPAFNPATQAGQGKGKTFLLGRSDRFRPGPPPPLTSARYARDFAETKAYGRADSTVRTPWQTNIALLYRPAILSSWTQILRQVLTDGSNRSIRDSARLLMAFHAVTGDAYIAVYDAKYAYLAWRPVTAIRQAGADGNPGTEPDATWTSLFPAPDNPEYPSGHNGYAGAAASVMTHLLGPAPARPVTLTSPDAPGFVRTYTSWAQTAQDVINTRVWSGLHFRTSDEAGIRLGEQIARYDLARLAW; encoded by the coding sequence GTGACCAGCCGAATCACCCGATCTCCTCTACGCCTGTTATCAATCGTGCTGGGCTCGGCACTGTTCGTGTCGGCCGTAGCAGCGCCCGCTCGACCCGACGCCGGCGCCGCGCCAGGAACCGACACCGTCCTGGAGTGGTTCGACCAGACCAACGCATCGGTGGGCGCCCCCACCATGATCACCAACATTCGTACGTGGGTCATCAGCTGGACTGCCGCCAGCCGAGCAATCGGCTCGCACGCAAACGGCGTCTTCGCCGAGGCCGCCCTTGCCTCGGCCGTCCACGGCTCGCTGGCCTCGATCGCGCCGGACCGCAAGACCGAACTGGACGCGGCGCTGAACACCACCCTGGCCCGCCTTCCTGACGGGCGCGTCAAGACCCGGGGCATCGATGCAGGCCGCATCGCCGCCGCCAAGGTCCTGGCCGAACGGGCAGGCGATGGTCTGGACCCGGCCTCGGTCAACGAGCCGTTCACCCCGCCCCCGGCCGCCCCGGGGGTCTGGCAGCCGACGCCGCCCGCGTTCAACCCGGCGACACAGGCTGGCCAGGGCAAGGGCAAGACCTTCCTCCTCGGCCGCTCCGATCGTTTCCGGCCCGGGCCTCCCCCGCCCCTCACCTCCGCCCGGTACGCACGCGACTTCGCCGAGACCAAGGCGTACGGCCGCGCCGACAGCACAGTCCGCACCCCCTGGCAGACCAACATCGCACTGCTGTACCGGCCGGCGATCCTGTCCAGCTGGACCCAGATCCTGCGCCAGGTCTTGACCGACGGCTCAAACCGCTCGATCAGGGACAGTGCCCGGCTGCTCATGGCCTTCCACGCGGTGACGGGGGATGCGTACATCGCGGTGTACGACGCCAAGTACGCCTACCTTGCCTGGCGGCCGGTCACGGCGATCCGGCAGGCCGGCGCCGACGGCAACCCCGGCACCGAGCCCGACGCGACCTGGACGTCGCTCTTCCCCGCGCCCGACAACCCCGAATACCCCAGCGGCCACAACGGCTACGCAGGTGCGGCGGCCTCGGTCATGACCCATCTGCTCGGGCCTGCTCCGGCCCGGCCGGTGACGCTCACTTCGCCCGACGCGCCAGGGTTCGTCCGCACCTACACCTCGTGGGCGCAGACCGCTCAGGACGTGATCAACACACGCGTCTGGTCCGGCCTCCATTTCCGGACCTCCGACGAGGCCGGCATCCGGCTTGGCGAGCAGATCGCCCGCTACGATCTGGCCCGCCTGGCCTGGTAG
- a CDS encoding cytochrome P450 gives MEPATMPSGDQVPMIVRYDDVRVVLASPASSRNLRAPGLPRMISGTALEDDPAALINQDPPEHSRYRRILQGTFTPRQIERWRPRAAAIANELIDRAGAEFDVVSDFALPLPARVICEMLGVPMDRFEQFRGWTEMFLSTSQASAEARGEGFAAFMAYAGELIAAHRVRPGNDLIDLLIDARDEGDRLSEDELTHMVFTLIMAGHETTASMIIRGAFRLLRHPEQYAKLAAHPELLEPAVEEILRYEGPGGNGLLRLITEDLILPDGTIPAGTVVLPNPAGANHDRSAFDDPLRFDIQRFAGSAAPNPHLAFGHGPHYCLGANLARMELQEAFRALSTRLPGLHAQDDLSTVRWTDDGLIYRPLRLLVKGS, from the coding sequence ATGGAGCCGGCCACGATGCCGAGCGGGGATCAGGTCCCGATGATCGTCCGGTACGACGACGTCCGCGTGGTCCTCGCCTCACCGGCCAGCAGCCGCAACCTGCGGGCGCCCGGCCTGCCCAGGATGATCAGCGGCACGGCCCTGGAGGACGATCCTGCGGCGCTGATCAACCAGGATCCACCGGAACACAGCCGCTACCGCCGCATCCTGCAGGGCACTTTCACCCCCAGGCAGATCGAGCGCTGGCGGCCGCGCGCCGCGGCCATCGCCAACGAGCTGATCGACAGGGCCGGCGCGGAGTTCGACGTGGTCTCCGACTTCGCCCTGCCGCTGCCCGCGCGGGTGATCTGCGAGATGCTCGGGGTGCCGATGGACCGGTTCGAGCAGTTCCGTGGCTGGACCGAGATGTTCCTGTCCACCTCCCAGGCGAGCGCCGAGGCCAGGGGAGAGGGCTTCGCAGCGTTCATGGCTTACGCCGGCGAGCTGATCGCGGCGCACCGGGTCAGGCCCGGCAACGACCTCATCGACCTGCTCATCGACGCGCGCGACGAGGGGGACAGGCTCAGCGAGGACGAGCTGACCCACATGGTGTTCACCTTGATCATGGCGGGGCACGAGACCACAGCCTCGATGATCATCCGGGGCGCGTTCCGCCTGCTACGCCACCCTGAGCAATACGCGAAGCTGGCGGCCCATCCTGAGTTGCTGGAGCCGGCGGTGGAAGAGATCCTCCGGTACGAGGGCCCCGGAGGGAATGGCCTCCTTCGGCTGATCACCGAGGACCTCATATTGCCCGATGGCACCATCCCGGCCGGGACCGTCGTGCTGCCCAACCCCGCCGGCGCCAATCACGATCGGTCAGCGTTCGACGATCCGCTGCGCTTCGATATCCAGAGATTCGCCGGTTCCGCCGCGCCCAACCCCCACCTGGCCTTCGGCCACGGTCCCCACTATTGCCTCGGGGCGAATCTGGCCAGGATGGAGCTTCAGGAGGCATTCCGCGCACTGTCGACGCGCCTGCCCGGCCTGCACGCGCAGGACGACCTGTCGACTGTGCGGTGGACCGACGACGGGTTGATCTATCGACCGCTCCGGCTCCTGGTCAAGGGCAGCTGA
- a CDS encoding Dyp-type peroxidase, with the protein MEEPERSGIPQPVLSPLTTAAIFLVLTVRHGGEPIVRELLGDVAGLSRSVGFRAPGSTLSCVVGIGPDAWDRLFDGPRPAELHPFREVSGPVHRAVSTPGDLLFHIRAEKLDLCFELASQIMRRLRGVVTVEDEVQGFMYFDLRDLLGFVDGTENPVGPAAAAAVLIGDEDPDFTGGSYVIVQKYLHDLEAWNALPVQAQERIIGRTKLENIELDDAVKPSNSHVALTTITDPDGTERRILRDNMPFGNAGRGEFGTYFIGYARTPAVTETMLENMFIGDPPGNHDRILDFSTPVTGTLFFVPAADFLEDLPPQAAEPAAAADVLGTGTGVVQVGTMSD; encoded by the coding sequence ATGGAAGAGCCGGAGCGTAGCGGCATACCGCAGCCGGTGCTGAGCCCATTGACGACCGCTGCCATCTTCCTTGTGCTGACGGTGCGTCACGGCGGTGAACCGATCGTACGAGAACTGCTGGGCGATGTGGCCGGGCTGTCGCGCTCGGTCGGTTTCCGGGCGCCAGGCAGCACGCTCAGCTGCGTCGTCGGCATCGGGCCGGACGCCTGGGACCGCCTGTTCGACGGGCCTCGCCCCGCCGAACTGCATCCCTTCCGCGAGGTCTCCGGTCCCGTACACCGTGCGGTCTCCACTCCGGGGGACCTGCTGTTCCACATTCGCGCGGAGAAGCTCGACCTGTGCTTCGAGCTGGCGTCCCAGATCATGCGGCGGTTGCGGGGAGTGGTCACGGTCGAGGACGAGGTGCAGGGGTTCATGTACTTCGACCTGCGCGACCTGCTGGGCTTCGTCGACGGCACCGAGAACCCGGTGGGCCCGGCGGCGGCCGCGGCGGTCCTGATCGGTGACGAGGACCCCGACTTCACCGGCGGAAGCTACGTGATCGTACAGAAGTACCTGCACGACCTGGAAGCGTGGAACGCCCTGCCCGTGCAGGCCCAGGAGCGCATCATCGGCCGCACGAAGCTGGAGAACATCGAATTGGACGACGCCGTCAAGCCATCCAATTCGCATGTCGCGCTGACCACCATCACCGACCCCGACGGGACGGAACGCCGGATCCTGCGCGACAACATGCCGTTCGGGAACGCCGGCCGGGGCGAGTTCGGCACCTACTTCATCGGGTACGCCCGCACGCCGGCGGTCACCGAGACGATGCTGGAGAACATGTTCATCGGCGATCCGCCGGGCAACCACGACCGGATCCTGGACTTTTCCACCCCCGTGACCGGGACGCTGTTCTTCGTGCCGGCCGCCGACTTCCTGGAAGACCTCCCACCGCAGGCCGCCGAGCCGGCCGCCGCGGCCGATGTCCTCGGGACCGGCACCGGTGTGGTCCAGGTGGGCACGATGTCCGACTAG
- a CDS encoding dihydrofolate reductase family protein: MRTIAANLFISLDGVIEDPQDWHFPYFNDEMGAAVTEQMADTLLLGRKTYDSFAGAWPEREAEGGEDAGFAKTLGDARKIVVSRQPLEFTWRNSELLQGDLVEAVTALKSEQGGRIAMSGSVSVVRQLLTAGLLDELHLLVHPIAVRKGERLFDEGDNPIPLELIKSETFTTGVLYLVYRPAKAAGDVSYDDAKAHLSQGE, encoded by the coding sequence ATGAGGACGATCGCCGCAAACCTGTTCATCTCACTCGACGGAGTCATCGAGGACCCGCAGGACTGGCATTTCCCCTACTTCAACGACGAGATGGGTGCCGCCGTGACGGAGCAAATGGCCGACACCCTGCTCCTGGGACGCAAGACCTATGACAGCTTCGCCGGAGCATGGCCGGAGCGGGAGGCCGAAGGCGGCGAGGACGCGGGCTTCGCGAAGACGCTCGGCGACGCACGGAAGATCGTCGTCTCGCGCCAGCCGCTGGAGTTCACCTGGCGGAACTCCGAGCTGCTCCAGGGGGACCTGGTCGAGGCCGTGACCGCGTTGAAGAGCGAGCAGGGCGGCCGCATCGCCATGAGCGGCTCGGTCTCGGTGGTCCGCCAGCTGCTGACCGCGGGGCTGCTGGACGAACTGCACCTGCTGGTGCATCCGATCGCCGTCCGCAAGGGCGAGCGCCTGTTCGACGAGGGCGACAACCCCATCCCTCTGGAGCTGATCAAGTCCGAGACGTTCACGACCGGTGTGCTGTACCTGGTCTACCGGCCTGCCAAGGCGGCCGGCGACGTTTCCTACGACGACGCCAAGGCCCACCTGTCCCAGGGCGAGTAG
- a CDS encoding cation transporter, with product MTAVNLPGLGPSPARRALLLRRVRLLVAAAAVAWSTADHEKRERAALRVIAISFFALAAYVTFDAVRALLGVGEAEHSTAGLILAALSLVVIPFLSQAQRRAGRELGSASAVADSKQTLLCTYLSGVLLVGLALNSLFGWSWADPIAALVIAAVAVKEGREAWREDACCAVPAAAASSSTAHDGCCSPTREAE from the coding sequence GGCCCGTCCCCGGCACGGCGCGCGCTGCTGCTGCGCCGCGTCCGGCTGCTGGTGGCCGCCGCCGCGGTGGCCTGGTCCACCGCCGACCACGAGAAGCGGGAACGGGCGGCGCTGCGCGTCATCGCCATCTCCTTCTTTGCGCTGGCCGCGTACGTCACCTTCGACGCCGTCCGAGCGCTGCTCGGCGTCGGTGAAGCCGAGCACTCCACGGCGGGCCTGATCCTGGCCGCCCTGTCGCTGGTCGTCATACCGTTCCTGTCGCAGGCGCAGCGCCGCGCCGGCCGCGAACTCGGCTCCGCCTCCGCCGTCGCCGACTCCAAGCAGACTCTGCTGTGCACCTACCTGTCCGGCGTGCTCCTCGTCGGGCTGGCGCTCAACAGCCTGTTCGGCTGGTCCTGGGCCGACCCGATCGCCGCCCTGGTCATCGCCGCCGTCGCGGTCAAGGAAGGCCGAGAGGCCTGGCGGGAGGACGCCTGCTGCGCCGTCCCGGCCGCCGCCGCCTCCAGCAGCACTGCCCACGACGGGTGCTGCTCGCCTACCCGCGAGGCCGAATAG